The region CCGACCAGGCCGGAGATCCGCCCGACCGCGTCGTCGATCTCGCCCATCAGCTGCTCGGTCTCGACGCTGTAGGTGAGCCAGCGGACGGCCGGGTCGAGGTTCTCCTTACCGACCGCCAGCGCGACCTGGTCCAGCCAGTCGGTGTCGATACCGGCACCGACCAGCGTCGGGGCGAGCCGCCACCCGTCGACGAAGTCGTGTTCGTCGAGCCAGTCGGCCAGCGTCTCCTCGGCGTCGCTGGTCTCCAGCGCCGACAGCGTCGGGGCGGACGCGGCCCGCTTGACCGCCTCGTCCTGCAACTCGACCAGGTGGTGCAGCCGGGTGCCGTCGAGCCGGCCGTCGGCGATCATGGCGAGCTTGTGCCGCATGCCGGCGACCTGACCGCGCAGCGTCGACGTCGCCCGTACGGCGGCCGCGGCGGGATTGTTCAGCTCGTGGGTCAGCCCGGCCGACAGCGCACCGAGGGCGAGCAACCGCTCCCGCTCACCGAGCATCGTCTGGGTCCGCCGCATGCCGTAGAACAGCCCCTCCAGCAGGTGCACCGCCATCGGGAACCACTCCCGCATGGCGGTGGCGAACACCGCCGCCGGCAACACGAACAGCCGGCAGTCGGTGATCGCCCGCAGCGTGTTGGCATAGAGCTGGTCCGGGTCGTCGGGCATGTACGCCCGGATCGCGCCGCCGTAGACACCGCGCTGGCTGGTCCGGATGACCTCGACCTCCTCGCCGCGCACCCGACCGCTCTGCATCACCGTGCCGTCGAGCAGGACGTAGAAGCAGGTCGCCGGCTCGCCCTCGGCGAAGATGCAGGTCTCCGCCTCGCGCCACTGCACCCGGCCCTGCTCGGCGAGCCAGTCAAGCTGGTCGTCGGTGAGCTTCTCGAACAGGAACAGGGTGCGCAACTGCTCCCGGTCCAGCCGCTCGGTCTCCTGGTCACTCATTGCGCCTCCAGATACCGGTGTACCACCGTGACCGCCATGGCGCCCTCGCCGACCGCCGAGGCGACCCGCTTCACCGAGTCGGCCCGTACGTCACCGGCGGCGAACACCCCCGGCAGGCTCGACTCCAGGTGGTACGGGTCCCTCGGCAGCGACCAGCCGGCCGGCCGCTGCCCGTCGCGCAGCAGCGCCGGTCCGGTGACGATGAATCCGCGCTCGTCGCGCGAGACCACTCCTTCGAGCCAGTTCGTCCGGGGCTCGGCGCCGATGAAGACGAACAGCCAGGAGGTGTCGACCGTACGCGTGCTGCCGGTCCGCCGCTGGCACAGCGTCAGCCGCTCCAGGTGCTCGTCACCGTGCCCGCCGACGACCTCGGTGTTCGGGTGCACGGTGATGTTGGGGGCCCGTTCGACCTGCTCGATCAGGTACCGGGACATCGACGCGGTCAGGCTGTCGCCGCGGATGACGATGTTGACCCGGTGGGCGTACCGGGCGAAGTGCAGGGCCGCCTGGCCGGCGGAGTTCGCGCCGCCGACGATGTAGACCTCCTCGCCGCTGCAACTGGGCGCCTCGGTCGCGGCGGAGCCGTAGAAGACGCCTCGCCCGGTCAGGTCGGCCAGGCCCGGCGCGTCGAGCAGCCGGTAGGAGACGCCGGTGGCCAGCACGGCGGCGTGCGCGGCGAGCGAGGTGCCGTCGCCGAACCGGAGCAGGCGGGCGGTGCCGGCGGCTTCGAGGCCGACCACCTCACGGGTGCTGAGGATCTCGGCGCCGAACTTCAGCGCCTGCCGGCGGGCCCGGTCGGTCAGCTGTGCACCGGACACCCCCTCGGGGAAGCCGAGGTAGTTCTCGATCCGGCTGCTCTGGCCGGCCTGCCCACCGGTTGCCCGCTGCTCGACCAGGACCGTACGCAGTCCCTCGGAGGCGGCGTAGACGGCGGCGCCGAGCCCCGCCGGACCGGCGCCGACCACGATCACGTCGTAGAAGTCGGACGCGGGTGTGGTGCTCAGGCCGACGTGACCGGCCAGGTCCGCCTCCGACGGCGTCGCCAGCGCCTTGCCTTCCGGGGTGATGACCACCGGCACGTCGGCGAGGGTGAGGTTGGCGGCGGCGAGCAGCCGCTCCCCCTCCGGTTCGTCGGCGAGCAGCCACCGGAACGGCACCAGGTTGCGGGCCAGGAAGTCGCGCATCGCGAACGACGGCGCGGACCAGCGGTGCCCGATCACCCGGGTCTCGGTGGCCGTGCTGTCCGGGGTGGCCAGCCACACCTCAAGCAGGCTGTCCAGCACCGGGTAGAGCTTCTCCTCCGGCGGGTCCCAGGGCTTGAGCAGGTAGTGGTCGAGGTCGACGATGTTGATCGCGTCGATGGCGGCGTCGGTGTCCGCGTACGCGGTCAGCAGCACCCGCCGGGCCTGCGGGAAGAGATCCATCGCCGATTCCAGGAACTGGATGCCGTTCATCTGCGGCATCCGGTAGTCGGCCAGCAGCACGGCAACCTGCTCGCCGCGCAGTTTGAGCTCCCGGAGAGCGGCCAGTGCCGCGTCACCGGAGTCAGCCCGGACCACCCGGTACCGGTCGCCGTAACGGCGCCGGATGTCGCGCGCCACGGCACGCGACACCGCGGGATCGTCGTCGACGGTCAGGATCGCGGGGTTCACCATGAAGTTTCATCCTGAAGGGGAGGTTGAGCTGCCTGCCGAGTTCTCCGGCAACCCTAGATGACCGCGACGGCCGCGCCGACCACCTGGTCAACGCCCGACCGGGCGGTAACAGGGTCGAAGGCCGCGTTTTTCCGTACCCGGCGGACGCACCGGCGCCCGCGTGCGAGGCTCGCGACATGCTGCCCAGGGTCGCGGCACGCCGATGCGGGTGCTGATCGTCACCGCCGGGTCACGCGGTGACGTCGCGCCGTACACCGGTCTGGGTGCCCGGCTGCACGCGGCCGGGCACCGGGTCACGATCGCCGCGTTGCCCTCGTTCGCCGGCCTGGTGACCGGCTGCGGCCTGGACTTCGCGCCGCTGCCCGGCGACCTGCGGGCGCTGCGGGCGGCTGGCGGGCGACCGGACCGGTTCGGCGCCGGGCCCCGGAGCCTGGCCGAGTTCGTCCGGCTCGGCACCCGGTTCGTCGACGAGCTCGGCGACGGCATCCGCGCCGCCGCCGACCACGGCGTCGACCTGCTGCTCTGCTCGACCACCACGGCACCGCTGGGCTACTCGGTGGCCGAGCGGCACGGGGTGCCGAGCATGGGGGTGTTCCTGCAACCGATCCACCCGACCCGGGAGTTCCCGCCGATGCTGCTCGGCGGGCGGTCGCTGGGTCGGTGGGGCAACCGGGCCGCCGGCCGGCTGGGACAACTGATCGCCCGGCGGGCCTACGCGAGCGCCTCCCGGCGGCTGCGGAGCCGGTTGGGCCTCGCCCCGACCAGGCTGCACACCCTGGTCGAGGCGGCGATGGTACGCGGCTGGCCGATCCAGCACGGTTTCAGCCCGAGTGTCGTGCCCCGGCCGACGGACTGGCGGCCCGGCCTGGAGGTGGTCGGCTACTGGTGGCCGGCGGAGTCGCCCGACTGGCGACCGTCGCCGACCCTGATCGACTTCCTCGACGCCGGACCGCCCCCGGTGTACGTCGGTTTCGGCAGCATGGTCGGTGGCGACGACCGGTTCCGCGGGCTGGTCACGGCCGCGCTGCGCCGGGCCGGCGTACGCGGGGTGATCCAGGTCGACGACGGGGCGGAGCCGGTCCGGACGGTGTCCGCCGACGTGATCACCATCGGGGAGGCGCCGCACGACTGGCTCTTCCCCCGGATGGCCGCCCTGGTGCACCACGCCGGCTGCGGCACCACCGCGGCCGGGCTCCGGGCCGGGGTGCCGGCGGTCCCGATCCCGATAATGGCCGACCAGCCGTTCTGGGCCGCCCGGCTGGCCGCGCTCGGGGTCAGCCCGGACACCGTGCCGGCCGGACGGCTCGACGTGGACCGGCTCGCCGCCGCGATCCGGGCCGCCGTCACCGAACCGGCCCTCACCGAGCGGGCCCGGGCCGTCGCGGGCCGGCTGGCCGCCGAGGACGGCGCCGGTGCGGTCGTACGGGCGGTCGACCGCCTCGCCGGCTAGCGCCCCCGCCACTCATCCCCGAACGGGCGACATATCCGATCCGCTGCCCGCGACCGGGTCCCGGATGACAGGGTCGGGACAACGGGGCAACACCGAGCAGGACTGGAGGGGGCATGGGCGCCAGGACGTTCGTCGTGGCCGGCGGCACCAGCGGACTCGGGTTGGAGATCGCCCGCAAGCTCGTCACCGACCACCGGGTGTTCGTGCTCGGCAACGTCGCCGACGAGGTCGCCGCCACCACCAGTGAACTCGAATGCGCCGGCGCGACCTGCGACGTCTCCTCGTACGACCGGGTCACGCACGCGCTGCACGACGTGACCCGGCGGTACGGCGCCATCGACGGGCTCGCGCACTGCGCCAGCATGTGGGCCGGCGGCTCGCTGGAGGACATGTCGCCGGACGCGCTGCGCAAGGCCGTCGAGGTCAACGTGCTCGGCACGGTCTACCTGCTGCGCGAGACGCTGATCCGGATGCGCGAACGGGGCCGGGGCAACATCGTCTACATCGGGGCGATGGCGGTCGACAAACCCCGTCCCGGCATCCCGGTCTACCGGGCCACCAAGAACTTCGGCAAGAGCCTGGTCGAGTCGCTCGCCCAGGCCGAGGGCACCGACGGCATCAAGGTGATGCAGATCCACCCCGGGCCCATGCACACCAGGCTCCAGGAACGGGTCGGTGCCGAGTTCCTCGACGAGGTCTACGCCGAGCCCGAGCAGGTGGCCCGGGAGGTCGTACGACTGCTGCTCCTGGAACCCGACGAGCTGTACCTCTCGGGCCAGGAAGTCCTCCGCGCCGACGGCAGGTGGTAAGCGCCGGACCCGCTACCGCCGAGCCGTCCACCTCGGCCTGGGCACCGCTGCGCGGGGCCGCGTACCGCCATCTCTGGCTGGCGCTGCTCGCCGCGAACATCGGCACCTGGATGCAGACCGTCGGCGCGCAGTGGCTGCTGATCGACGAACGCAACGCCTCGACCCTGGTGTCGCTGGTGCAGACGGCGAGCATGCTGCCGATCCTGCTGCTGGCGCTGCCGGCCGGGGCGCTGGCCGACGCGTTCGACCGGCGGCACCTGCTGATCGCGGTGCAGGTCTACCTCGCCGCGGTCGGCCTGCTGCTGACCGTGCTGACCGCGACCGGCCGGATGCCGCCGGCCCTGCTGCTCACCCTCACCTTCGCCATCGGCGTCGGGCAGGCGCTGACGCTGCCGTGCTGGGCGGCGATCATCCCGGAACTGGTCCCGCGCAACCAGTTGCAGTCCGCCTCGGCGCTCGGCTCGATCAGCGTGAACGCGGCCCGGTCGATCGGCCCGGCGATCGCCGGACTGCTGATCGCCCGGTCCGGGGTGGCACCGGTCTTCGCGATCAACGCGATCGCCGTACTGGTCTTCGGGTTCGCGCTGTTGCGCTGGCGTACCGACCACGCCCGCGCGGTCGAGGTGCCGGAGCGGTTCACCGCCGCGCTGCGGGCCGGTGGGCGGTTCGTCCGGCACTCGCCGGTGGTCCGCCGGCTGCTGTTGCGGGCGCTGCTGTTCCTCGTCCCCGGCAGTGCGCTGTGGGCGCTGCTGCCGCTGGTGGCGAACCGCCAACTGCACCTGAACTCCAGCGGGTACGGCATCCTGCTCGCCGCGCTCGGCGTCGGCGCGATCGCCGGCGGGGTGATCCTGCCCTGGGTACGGGTGCACCTGACCGCCGGCCAGTTCCTGCTCACCGCCGGCCTGCTGTACGGCGCGGCGCTGATCGTCGTCGCGCTGGTGTCCAGCCTGCCGGTGGTGCTGGTCGCGCTGGTCCCGGCCGGGGTGGCCTGGGTGACCGTGCTGTCGAACCTGAACGCGGAGATCCAGCTCTACCTGCCCGGCTGGGTACGCGCCCGCGGGCTGGCCGTCTACCAGGTGGTCTTCGCCGGTGGGCAGGCGGTCGGCGCCCTGGTGTGGGGGGTGGTCGGCGACATGGCCGGGCTGGTCGCCGCGCATCTCGCCGCGGCCGTGCTGATGCTGCTCGGCGCGGTGACCGTACGCCTGTGGCCGCTGCCCGACCTGCGCGGCAACAACCAGGACCCGGAGTCCTACTGGCCGGCGCTGCGCCTGACCCACGAACCCGACCCGCGGATCGGACCGGTGGTGGTCCTGGTGACGTACGTGGTGCGGGCCGAGTGCGAGAACGCGTTCATCGACGCGATGGAGCTGGTACGGGGTTCGCGGCAGCGTACCGGCGCCAGCCGCTGGGGCCTGTACCGCGAGGGTGAGTCACCGGCGTGTTTCGTCGAGGTCTACCAGCTGCCCTCCTGGGACGAGCACCTGCGCCAGCACGGCGGCCGGTTGACCGGCACCGACCGGGAGGCGGAGCAGCGGGCACTGGCGTTGGCCGACGGCAGCCCGCGGGTACGTCACCTGCTGCCCACCGAGGCCGGCTCGTGAGCGGGAACGCGCGCCGCCCGCTGCGGATCCGGGCCGCCGGGGAGGGCACCCGGGTCAACCGCCTGGAACTCTTCTTCGACCTGGTCTTCGTCTACGCCTTCTTCAACGTCTCACGGGCGACCACCGACAACCTCACCGGCATCGGTCTGCTGCACGCGCTGCTGATCATCGCGCTGCTCTGGTGGTGCTGGGTCGCCTACGCCTGGGCCGGCAACGCGATCCGGTCCGGCGAGGGAATGGTGCCGGCGGTGCTGTTCCCGGTCATGGCCGCGATCTTCGTCGTGGCCCTGACCGTCGAGGAGGCATTCTTCGACATCCCCGGTGGCCTGTCCGGCCCGCTCGTCTTCGCCTGCTGCTATTTCGTGATCCGGATGCTGTACGTGGTGTTGCAGTGGCACGCCGCCGCCGACCAGCCGCAACTGCGCGTCCAGATGGTCCGGGTCAGCGCGACGATAGTGGTCGCCACCGGGTTCCTGCTGCTCGCCGCGTTGGTGCCGGAGATGCTGCTGCACGGGTCGGCCCGTACCTGGACCCAGATCGGCTTCTGGCTGCTCGCCGTGGTGGTCGAGTACTGCTCCGGTTTCCTGGCGGCCCCGACCGGCTGGCGGATCGCCTCGGCCGACCACTGGGCCGAACGCTTCTCGCTGATCCTGCTGGTCGCGTTCGGCGAACTGATCATCTCGGTCGGGGTCGGCGGCACCCAGCTCCCCCATCCGATCACCTGGCCGCTGATCATCGCGGCGGTGCTCGGCATCATGGTGACCGCCGCCCTCTGGTGGGCGTACTTCGACATCGTGGCGCTCGCCGCCGAGCAGGCGCTGCACGCCGCGCACGGGCTGCACCGGGTGGTACTCGCCCGGGACGCCTACATCTACCTGCACCTGCCGATGATCGCCGGGCTGATGCTGCTGTCGCTGGGCGGCAAGGAGGCGCTCAAGCACATCGGCGACCCGAACATCGGATCCGTCCCGATACACCCGGTCGCGATCACCCTGCTGTACGGCGGGATGATCCTCTATCTGCTCGGCCACCTCGGCTTCCAGGTGCGCATGCTGGGCACGGTGACCTGGACCCGGGTCGGCACGATCACGCTGACCGCCGCGCTGATCCCGCTCGCCGTCAACGTGCCCGGACTGATGGCCCTGGTCCTGCTGGCCGCGACGAGCGTCGCCCTCGTCGGCAGTGAACTCGTCCTGCTCGCCAGCTCCCGCCGCAGCATCCGGGCGGCGGTCCTGGAGGAGCGTCTCGCGAGCGAGGCCCGGGAGACCGCCTGGCGCCGCCAACACCGGTGACGAACGGCCCGGCCGCGGTCCGGACGAGCCACGACCGACCCGCCCCGACGGAAAGATCCACATCCGGTACCGGCGCCGCCCGCCCCGGGGTCGTTAGGATTCGACCGGTGAGCTGCCCGGCACCGGCGCACCGCGACCGGTGCCCACCGGCGGCGGAAATGGGGAGAAGATGGGCCTGCGCCAGGACGCCGCGACAATCCAGGACGAGTTGGCCGCGCTCCGCCGGGAGCTGCACCAGATCCCGGAGATCGGCCTGCACCTGCCACGGACCCAGGAACGGGTGCTCGCCGCGCTCGCCCCGCTGCCACTGGAGATCAGCACCGGCACCGACCTCACCTCGATCACCGCCGTGCTGCGCGGCGGCCGTCCCGGCCCGGCGGTGCTGCTCCGGGGGGACATGGACGCCCTGCCCGTCGCCGAGGGCATCTCCGGCCTGGCCTACGCCTCCCGGCACGACGGCGTCATGCACGCCTGCGGCCACGACCTGCACACCGCCGGGCTGGTCGGCGCCGCGCGACTGCTCAGCGCCCGCCGCGACGAACTCGCCGGGGACGTGGTGTTCATGTTCCAGCCCGGCGAGGAGGGCTTCGACGGCGCCAGCCACATGATCTCCGAGGGGGTGCTTACCGCCGCCGGCCGCCCGGTCGTCGCCGCGTACGGGCTGCACGTGCTCTCCGGCACCCTCGACCGGGGTGTCTTCTCGTCCCGGCCCGGCTCGCTGATGGCCGCCTCCGCCGGGCTGTTCGTCCGGGTTGTCGGGGCCGGCGGGCACGGCTCCACCCCGCACCGCACACTCGACCCGATCCCGGTCGCCGCCGAGATGGTCACCGCGTTGCAGACCATGGTCACCCGCCGGTTCGACGTGTTCGACCCGGTGGTGCTGACCGTCGGCGTGTTCCAGGCCGGCACCCGGCGCAACATCATCCCGGACGACGCGAACTTCGAGGCGACCGTACGGAGCTTCTCCTCGGAGACGAACGCACAGGCCGGCGCGTACGCGATCGAGCTGTGCGAGCACATCGCCGCCGCGCACGGGATGCGGGCCGAGGTCCGGTTCGAGCAGGAGTACCCGGCGACGGTCAACGACGCCACCGAGCACGAGTTCGTCGCGGCGACCGTACGCGACGTGTTCGGCCCGGACCGGTTCGCGGACCTGGTCGAACCGATGACCGGCTCCGAGGACTTCTCCCGCGTCCTGGACCTGGTACCGGGGGCGTACCTCTTCCTCGGCGCCTGCGTTGGCGACCCGAAGACGGCACCGAGCAACCACTCGCCACGGGCCGCCTTCGACGACAGCGTGCTCGCCGACGGGGCCGCCCTGCTCGCCGAACTCGCCGTCCGGCGACTCAGCCCGCCGCGCGTACCCTGACCAATACCGTGGGTGCACCCACCGCTGGCCCCCGTACAGGGAGGTAGCCCCGATGAGTACGACCGGCGACCCGTTCTCCGTCCGGCTCCGTCAGGCGACCTGGTCCGAGCATCAGGCGGCCGAGTCCGAGAGGTACGTCTCGGCGCTGATCGCGGGTGACCTCGACCGCGCCGACTACGCCACCCTGGTGGCCCAGCACCACGCCATCTACCGGGCGTTGGAGACCGTCGCCGACGAACTGCGCGACCACCCGGTGGTGGGGCGGTTCGTCGACGACCGGCTGACCCGGCTGCCCGCGCTCGACGCCGACCTGGAGTTCCTCGCCGGGCCGGACTGGGCCGACCACCTACCGACCAACCCGACCACCCTGGCGTACGCGGCCCGGATCCGTACGGTCGGCGCGTCCTGGCCGGCCGGGTTCGTCGCCCACCACTACACCCGCTACCTGGGCGACCTCTCCGGCGGGCTGGCCATCGGCCGGGCGCTGAGCCGCACCTACCGCCTCGGTGACGGCCCCGGCGCGACGTTCTACCGGTTCGCCGGGATCCCCGACCCGCGCGCCTACAAACAGGCGTACCGGGAACGCCTGGACGCGCTGCCGCTGGACGAGGGCCAACGGGTGGCGGTCGTCGACGAGGTCCGGGTCGCCTACCGGTGCAACATCGCCGTACTCTCCGAACTCGGGCGGGCGACGGGCCGGGCCGGAGAGGTGGCGGCATGAGCGACACGGACGTGTTCACCCCGGACGTGGTCGCCGCGATCGGTCGCCACATGAACGACGACCACGCCGACGACTCGCTGCTCATCTGCCGTACGCTCGGTGGCCAGCCGGACGCGACCGGGGCCCGGATGAGCGGCCTGGACGCCGACGGCATCGAGTTCGACGCCGCCGTCGACGGCATCACCGTGCCGGTCCGGGTCCCGTTCGGGCACCGGCTGACCGAGCGGGCCGAGGTCCGCCGGGAGGTGGTCCGGATGTACCGCGAGGCGTGCGAGTCGCTCGGCTTGCAACCGGGGCAACCGGGATGACCCGTGTTCGTCCCCACCCGCCGGGTCCATCGTGGAGCCGGGACCGATTCGCCGCAGGATGAGAGGCACCACAGACGTGACCAGCGCAGTTCCGCAACGGGTCCTGGTGACCGGCGCCGCCGGGCTGATCGGCCGGGCCGTCCTGGCCGACCTCGCCGACCGGGGCGTGTCGGCGACCGCACTCGTCCTGGCGGCCGCCGACGACCTGCCGGCGAGCCGGATCGTGGTCGGTGACGCCGGTGACCCCGAGATCGTCCGCTCCGCGCTGGACGGCGTGGACGCCGTGGTGCACCTGGCGGCGATCCCGGCACCGCACCTGGACACCGCCCAGGCGGTGTTCACCCGCAACACCCGGGCGACCTTCGCCGTGCTGGAGGAGGCCGGCAGGGCCGGCGTACGCCGGGCGGTGATCGCGTCCAGCTTCTCGGTGACCGGCCTGCCGTGGGCCGACGTGGACCTGCATCCGGCGTACGTGCCGGTCGACGAGCGGCTGCCGTTGCAGGTGACCGACCCGTACGCGCTCGGCAAGCAGGCCGACGAGGCGACCGCCGAGATGATGGCCCGCCGGCACGGGGGCAGCGTCGTCGCGCTCCGGCTGCCGTTCGTCGGACAGCACGACGACCGGTTGGCCCACCGGTCCGCCGAGTTCGCGCGGGACCCGGGCTCCGGCGCCGGGGATCTGTGGAGCTACCTCGACGTACGCGACGCCGCGCGGGCCTGCTGGCTCGGGCTCACCCGGCCCGGTCCGGGAGCGCACGTGCTCTTCGTCGCCGCCGACGACATCCTCGCCCCGTTCCCGACCGCCGAACTGCTCGACCGGTACCACCCCGACGTGCCCCGGCGGGCGGCGCTGCCCGGCCGGTCCTCGGCGATCGACACCCGGGCCGCCCGGGACGTGCTGGGCTTCGAACCGGAACACCGGTACGTGGCCGATCCGGCACTCCTGTCCTGAGCCGGCTCCCGCCACCCCCGCCCCCACCACCCCCGCGCCGCCGGCTGATCGGCGTGCCCGCACGAGCCGAAGAGGACCGATGACCGAGGCCGAACTGCCCGTACTGCCCGAGACCCAGGCGCCCTGGCCGGCCCGGGACGGCGTGCGGATCACCCGGGTACGGGCGATCGTCACCGCGCCCGAGGGGCCGCCGCTGGTGGTGGTCCGGATCGACACCAACGAACCCGGCCTGTACGGGCTCGGCTGCGCCACCTTCACCCAGCGGTTCGCCGCCGTGGTCGCGACCATCGAGCAGCACGTGGCGCCGATGCTGATCGGTCGGCACCCGGCCGACATCGAGGACATCTTCCGGATGGTCCACTTCTCGTCGTACTGGCGTAACGGGCCGGTGACCAACAACGCGCTGGCTGGGGTGGACCTGGCGCTGTGGGACATCGCCGGCAAGCGGGCCGGGATGCCGGTCTACGAACTGCTCGGCGGGCGGGTCCGCACCGCCGCCCAGTGTTACAGCCACGCGGGCGGGTCGACCGTGACCGAGACCCTGGACCAGGCGCGGGAGCTCATGGCGGCCGGCTACCGGCACATCCGGCTCCAGGTCGGTCAGCCGGGCCTGGGCGCGTACGGCGCCGCCGGGGTGGGCGGCGGCTACCCGGGGCAGCCGTACCCGGACGGGTGGGACGTGCAGCAGTACCTGCGGACCACCCCGGCGCTGTTCGCCGCCGCCCGTACCGAGTTGGGCGAGGAGGTGGAGCTGCTGCACGACGTACACAGCCGGCTCACGCCGAAGCAGGTGGTGCTGCTGGCCCGCGCGCTGGAACCGTACCGGTTGTTCTTCCTGGAGGACGTGATCGCGCCGGAGGAGTACGACCGGCTGCCGCAGATCCGCGCCGAGTCGCCGGTGCCGATCGCGGTCGGCGAGCAGGTCAGCTCGGTCGCGGACGCCGCCCGGCTGGTCCTCGGCGGCGGGGTGGACCTGCTCCGGCTGCACATCACCGCGGTCGGCGGGCTGACCCCGACCCGCAAGCTGGTGGCGCTCTGCGAGCTGACCGGGGTGAAGACCGCCTGGCACGCGCCGGCCGACGTCTCCCCGATCGGTGCGGCGGCGAACGTGGCCCTCGACGTCACCACGCCCGCGTTCGGTATCCAGGAGGGCCACGAGTACAACGAGGCCGCCCGCGAGGTCTTCCCCGGCACGCTGGTGGCCCGCAACGGTTACCTCTACCCGAACGACGCACCCGGTTGGGGAATCGAGTTGGACGAGCGGCTCGCCGCGAACTACCCGCCAGTCACCCACCTGCACGAACGCTGGTCGGCGCGGGTCCGCCGCCCGGACGGCGGCATCGAGGCGCCGTAGGTGTCACCCGGTCCGGTGGGGCCGGGCCGGCGGGTGGTCAGCGGTGGAAGCCGACGAACCAGCCGGGGTGGTCGGTGTACCGCATCGGGTGGCGGCGCGGGTCCGCGACGCCGAGACCGGTGCTGGCCAGCAGCTGTTGGACGCCGCCGTCGCCGGTGCGGTGGTAGCCGGTGGGAACACAGTCCCGCACGTCCGGGGAGCCACCGGCGGACAGGTTGAAGTCGCCGCCGACGACCACCGGGGCGGTCGACCCGACCGTTGCCCGGATCGCGGGTATCTCGACGTCCAGCAGCCGCCGGCACTGTCGCATCGCGATCGACGACGACAGGTACGTCAGGTGCGTCGTACAGGCGTAGTAGGTGCCGGCCGCCGCCACGCACAGCCACACCCGCAGCTCGTCCGGGTAGCCGCCCTGGTCCGGGTAGAGCCCGTTGAACACCGACACGGCACCCCGGTCGGCGGCGGGCACCCGGCCGAGGATCCCGATGCCGTACGCGTCGCCGTTGCGGCACCGGTAGGGTCGCGAGCCGTCGGGCAGGTCCCCGGCCGGTTGGAACGCCCAGAAGACCCGGTCGGCCGGGAAGTTGCGGACCATCGCCGGGTGCAGGGCGGTCGCCACGTCGTCGCGGCAGATCTCGTTGAGGGTCACCACCTGCGGGCGCAGCGCCGTGATCGCCGCGTACGCCTCACCGACCGCCCGGCCGTTGTTCAGCGCCGCGTAGCAACCGGCAAA is a window of Micromonospora sp. NBC_01699 DNA encoding:
- a CDS encoding glycosyltransferase; this encodes MRVLIVTAGSRGDVAPYTGLGARLHAAGHRVTIAALPSFAGLVTGCGLDFAPLPGDLRALRAAGGRPDRFGAGPRSLAEFVRLGTRFVDELGDGIRAAADHGVDLLLCSTTTAPLGYSVAERHGVPSMGVFLQPIHPTREFPPMLLGGRSLGRWGNRAAGRLGQLIARRAYASASRRLRSRLGLAPTRLHTLVEAAMVRGWPIQHGFSPSVVPRPTDWRPGLEVVGYWWPAESPDWRPSPTLIDFLDAGPPPVYVGFGSMVGGDDRFRGLVTAALRRAGVRGVIQVDDGAEPVRTVSADVITIGEAPHDWLFPRMAALVHHAGCGTTAAGLRAGVPAVPIPIMADQPFWAARLAALGVSPDTVPAGRLDVDRLAAAIRAAVTEPALTERARAVAGRLAAEDGAGAVVRAVDRLAG
- a CDS encoding ATP-binding protein, encoding MSDQETERLDREQLRTLFLFEKLTDDQLDWLAEQGRVQWREAETCIFAEGEPATCFYVLLDGTVMQSGRVRGEEVEVIRTSQRGVYGGAIRAYMPDDPDQLYANTLRAITDCRLFVLPAAVFATAMREWFPMAVHLLEGLFYGMRRTQTMLGERERLLALGALSAGLTHELNNPAAAAVRATSTLRGQVAGMRHKLAMIADGRLDGTRLHHLVELQDEAVKRAASAPTLSALETSDAEETLADWLDEHDFVDGWRLAPTLVGAGIDTDWLDQVALAVGKENLDPAVRWLTYSVETEQLMGEIDDAVGRISGLVGAAKQYTQLDRAPYQTVDVHDLLTATLTIMKAKIPAGVRREKYYDPNLPAIPAYAAELNQVWTNLIDNALGAMGETGTLSVRTGREGDMVVVEIGDTGPGIAPEIRDRIFEPFFTTKPVGEGTGLGLDISYRIVVTKHRGDIRVSSTPGDTRFRVYLPITPPPVVLADAEPAVGA
- a CDS encoding low temperature requirement protein A, which encodes MSGNARRPLRIRAAGEGTRVNRLELFFDLVFVYAFFNVSRATTDNLTGIGLLHALLIIALLWWCWVAYAWAGNAIRSGEGMVPAVLFPVMAAIFVVALTVEEAFFDIPGGLSGPLVFACCYFVIRMLYVVLQWHAAADQPQLRVQMVRVSATIVVATGFLLLAALVPEMLLHGSARTWTQIGFWLLAVVVEYCSGFLAAPTGWRIASADHWAERFSLILLVAFGELIISVGVGGTQLPHPITWPLIIAAVLGIMVTAALWWAYFDIVALAAEQALHAAHGLHRVVLARDAYIYLHLPMIAGLMLLSLGGKEALKHIGDPNIGSVPIHPVAITLLYGGMILYLLGHLGFQVRMLGTVTWTRVGTITLTAALIPLAVNVPGLMALVLLAATSVALVGSELVLLASSRRSIRAAVLEERLASEARETAWRRQHR
- a CDS encoding FAD-dependent oxidoreductase → MVNPAILTVDDDPAVSRAVARDIRRRYGDRYRVVRADSGDAALAALRELKLRGEQVAVLLADYRMPQMNGIQFLESAMDLFPQARRVLLTAYADTDAAIDAINIVDLDHYLLKPWDPPEEKLYPVLDSLLEVWLATPDSTATETRVIGHRWSAPSFAMRDFLARNLVPFRWLLADEPEGERLLAAANLTLADVPVVITPEGKALATPSEADLAGHVGLSTTPASDFYDVIVVGAGPAGLGAAVYAASEGLRTVLVEQRATGGQAGQSSRIENYLGFPEGVSGAQLTDRARRQALKFGAEILSTREVVGLEAAGTARLLRFGDGTSLAAHAAVLATGVSYRLLDAPGLADLTGRGVFYGSAATEAPSCSGEEVYIVGGANSAGQAALHFARYAHRVNIVIRGDSLTASMSRYLIEQVERAPNITVHPNTEVVGGHGDEHLERLTLCQRRTGSTRTVDTSWLFVFIGAEPRTNWLEGVVSRDERGFIVTGPALLRDGQRPAGWSLPRDPYHLESSLPGVFAAGDVRADSVKRVASAVGEGAMAVTVVHRYLEAQ
- a CDS encoding SDR family oxidoreductase, with the translated sequence MGARTFVVAGGTSGLGLEIARKLVTDHRVFVLGNVADEVAATTSELECAGATCDVSSYDRVTHALHDVTRRYGAIDGLAHCASMWAGGSLEDMSPDALRKAVEVNVLGTVYLLRETLIRMRERGRGNIVYIGAMAVDKPRPGIPVYRATKNFGKSLVESLAQAEGTDGIKVMQIHPGPMHTRLQERVGAEFLDEVYAEPEQVAREVVRLLLLEPDELYLSGQEVLRADGRW
- a CDS encoding MFS transporter, whose product is MVSAGPATAEPSTSAWAPLRGAAYRHLWLALLAANIGTWMQTVGAQWLLIDERNASTLVSLVQTASMLPILLLALPAGALADAFDRRHLLIAVQVYLAAVGLLLTVLTATGRMPPALLLTLTFAIGVGQALTLPCWAAIIPELVPRNQLQSASALGSISVNAARSIGPAIAGLLIARSGVAPVFAINAIAVLVFGFALLRWRTDHARAVEVPERFTAALRAGGRFVRHSPVVRRLLLRALLFLVPGSALWALLPLVANRQLHLNSSGYGILLAALGVGAIAGGVILPWVRVHLTAGQFLLTAGLLYGAALIVVALVSSLPVVLVALVPAGVAWVTVLSNLNAEIQLYLPGWVRARGLAVYQVVFAGGQAVGALVWGVVGDMAGLVAAHLAAAVLMLLGAVTVRLWPLPDLRGNNQDPESYWPALRLTHEPDPRIGPVVVLVTYVVRAECENAFIDAMELVRGSRQRTGASRWGLYREGESPACFVEVYQLPSWDEHLRQHGGRLTGTDREAEQRALALADGSPRVRHLLPTEAGS